A portion of the Meriones unguiculatus strain TT.TT164.6M chromosome 14, Bangor_MerUng_6.1, whole genome shotgun sequence genome contains these proteins:
- the Lgi4 gene encoding leucine-rich repeat LGI family member 4 isoform X4, translating into MGVSRLKAGGFLKMPSLHLLLFTSNTFSAIEDDAFVGLSYLQFLFIEDNKIGSISKNALRGLRSLTHLSLANNHLEALPRFLFRGLETLTHVDLRGNPFQCDCRVLWLLQWAPTVNASVGMGACAGPSSLSQMQLSHLDPKKFKCRATELSWLQTVGESALSVEPFSYQGEPYMVLAQPFAGRCLILGWDYSLQRFQPEEELSAPSVVSCKPLVLGPRLFILAARLWGGSQLWSRSSPDLRLTPMQVLAPQRLLRPNDAEQLWLDGQPCFVVADSSKAGSTTLLCRDGPGFYPRQSLHAWHRDTDAEALELDGRPHLLLASASQRPVLFHWVAGHFERRTDIPEAEDVYATKHFQAGGDVFLCLTRHIGDSMVMRWDGSMFRLLQQLPSRGSHVFQPLLIASDQLAILGSDFAFSQVFRLEPDKGILEPLQELGPPALVAPRAFAHLTVAGRRFLFAACFKGPTQIYQHRELDLSA; encoded by the exons ATGGGGGTCTCCCGGCTGAAGGCTGGCGGCTTCTTGAAGATGCCATCATTACACCTGCT CCTGTTCACGTCCAACACCTTCTCCGCGATTGAGGACGACGCCTTTGTCGGCCTGTCCTACCTGCAGTTCCT CTTCATCGAGGACAACAAGATCGGCTCCATCTCCAAGAATGCCCTGAGAGGACTCCGTTCACTCACACACCT AAGCCTGGCTAACAACCACCTGGAGGCTCTCCCCAGATTCCTGTTCCGAGGCTTGGAGACTCTGACTCATGT GGACCTCCGTGGGAACCCGTTCCAGTGTGACTGCCGAGTTCTCTGGCTGCTGCAGTGGGCGCCTACGGTGAATGCCAGTGTGGGCATGGGGGCCTGTGCGGGCCCCTCCTCCCTTAGCCAAATGCAACTCAGTCACCTGGACCCTAAGAAGTTCAAGTGCAGAGCCACAG AACTGTCCTGGCTCCAGACTGTTGGGGAGTCGGCCCTGAGCGTGGAGCCCTTCTCCTATCAGGGGGAACCTTACATGGTCCTGGCACAGCCCTTTGCTGGCCGTTGCCTTATCCTGGGCTGGGACTACAGCCTACAGCGCTTCCAGCCTGAGGAAGAGCTATCTG CGCCCTCCGTGGTGTCCTGCAAGCCTCTGGTGCTGGGCCCCCGCCTCTTTATCCTGGCCGCCCGCCTGTGGGGGGGCTCGCAGCTCTGGTCTCGGTCCAGCCCCGACCTGCGCCTGACCCCAATGCAGGTCCTAGCCCCGCAACGCCTATTGCGGCCCAACGACGCCGAGCAACTCTGGTTGGATGGGCAGCCCTGCTTCGTGGTGGCTGACTCCTCCAAGGCCGGCAGCACCACGCTGCTGTGCCGCGACGGGCCGGGCTTCTACCCACGCCAGAGCCTGCACGCCTGGCACCGCGACACGGACGCCGAGGCCCTGGAGCTAGACGGCCGGCCGCACCTGCTGCTCGCTTCGGCCTCCCAGAGGCCTGTGCTCTTTCACTGGGTTGCAGGCCACTTCGAGAGGCGCACAGACATCCCGGAAGCAGAGGACGTCTATGCCACGAAACACTTTCAGGCCGGTGGAGACGTGTTCCTGTGCCTGACACGACACATCGGGGACTCCATG GTCATGCGCTGGGACGGCTCCATGTTCCGCCTGCTGCAGCAACTTCCGTCTCGGGGTTCCCACGTCTTCCAGCCACTGCTAATTGCCAGCGACCAGCTGGCCATCCTGGGCAGCGACTTTGCCTTCAGCCAGGTCTTCCGCCTTGAGCCTGACAAAGGGATCCTGGAGCCCCTACAGGAGCTGGGCCCCCCGGCCTTGGTGGCTCCCAGAGCCTTTGCCCACCTCACGGTAGCGGGAAGACGCTTCCTCTTCGCGGCGTGCTTCAAGGGCCCCACACAGATCTACCAGCACCGTGAGTTGGATCTCAGCGCCTGA
- the Lgi4 gene encoding leucine-rich repeat LGI family member 4 isoform X2 produces MGGAGLLLLLLAGTGAGEAWSPPKGKCPPRCSCSKESSLCEGSPELPESFPAALLSLSLVRMGVSRLKAGGFLKMPSLHLLLFTSNTFSAIEDDAFVGLSYLQFLFIEDNKIGSISKNALRGLRSLTHLSLANNHLEALPRFLFRGLETLTHVDLRGNPFQCDCRVLWLLQWAPTVNASVGMGACAGPSSLSQMQLSHLDPKKFKCRATELSWLQTVGESALSVEPFSYQGEPYMVLAQPFAGRCLILGWDYSLQRFQPEEELSAPSVVSCKPLVLGPRLFILAARLWGGSQLWSRSSPDLRLTPMQVLAPQRLLRPNDAEQLWLDGQPCFVVADSSKAGSTTLLCRDGPGFYPRQSLHAWHRDTDAEALELDGRPHLLLASASQRPVLFHWVAGHFERRTDIPEAEDVYATKHFQAGGDVFLCLTRHIGDSMVMRWDGSMFRLLQQLPSRGSHVFQPLLIASDQLAILGSDFAFSQVFRLEPDKGILEPLQELGPPALVAPRAFAHLTVAGRRFLFAACFKGPTQIYQHQVRS; encoded by the exons ATGGGAGGGGCAGGCCTTCTGTTGCTGCTGTTGGCCGGGACTGGGGCAGGAGAGGCCTGGAGTCCCCCGAAGGGAAAGTGTCCTCCACGCTGCTCCTGCTCCAAGGAGAGTTCCCTGTGTGAGGGCTCCCCTGAGCTGCCTGAGAGTTTCCCCGCTGCGCTCCTGTCACT CTCACTCGTCAGGATGGGGGTCTCCCGGCTGAAGGCTGGCGGCTTCTTGAAGATGCCATCATTACACCTGCT CCTGTTCACGTCCAACACCTTCTCCGCGATTGAGGACGACGCCTTTGTCGGCCTGTCCTACCTGCAGTTCCT CTTCATCGAGGACAACAAGATCGGCTCCATCTCCAAGAATGCCCTGAGAGGACTCCGTTCACTCACACACCT AAGCCTGGCTAACAACCACCTGGAGGCTCTCCCCAGATTCCTGTTCCGAGGCTTGGAGACTCTGACTCATGT GGACCTCCGTGGGAACCCGTTCCAGTGTGACTGCCGAGTTCTCTGGCTGCTGCAGTGGGCGCCTACGGTGAATGCCAGTGTGGGCATGGGGGCCTGTGCGGGCCCCTCCTCCCTTAGCCAAATGCAACTCAGTCACCTGGACCCTAAGAAGTTCAAGTGCAGAGCCACAG AACTGTCCTGGCTCCAGACTGTTGGGGAGTCGGCCCTGAGCGTGGAGCCCTTCTCCTATCAGGGGGAACCTTACATGGTCCTGGCACAGCCCTTTGCTGGCCGTTGCCTTATCCTGGGCTGGGACTACAGCCTACAGCGCTTCCAGCCTGAGGAAGAGCTATCTG CGCCCTCCGTGGTGTCCTGCAAGCCTCTGGTGCTGGGCCCCCGCCTCTTTATCCTGGCCGCCCGCCTGTGGGGGGGCTCGCAGCTCTGGTCTCGGTCCAGCCCCGACCTGCGCCTGACCCCAATGCAGGTCCTAGCCCCGCAACGCCTATTGCGGCCCAACGACGCCGAGCAACTCTGGTTGGATGGGCAGCCCTGCTTCGTGGTGGCTGACTCCTCCAAGGCCGGCAGCACCACGCTGCTGTGCCGCGACGGGCCGGGCTTCTACCCACGCCAGAGCCTGCACGCCTGGCACCGCGACACGGACGCCGAGGCCCTGGAGCTAGACGGCCGGCCGCACCTGCTGCTCGCTTCGGCCTCCCAGAGGCCTGTGCTCTTTCACTGGGTTGCAGGCCACTTCGAGAGGCGCACAGACATCCCGGAAGCAGAGGACGTCTATGCCACGAAACACTTTCAGGCCGGTGGAGACGTGTTCCTGTGCCTGACACGACACATCGGGGACTCCATG GTCATGCGCTGGGACGGCTCCATGTTCCGCCTGCTGCAGCAACTTCCGTCTCGGGGTTCCCACGTCTTCCAGCCACTGCTAATTGCCAGCGACCAGCTGGCCATCCTGGGCAGCGACTTTGCCTTCAGCCAGGTCTTCCGCCTTGAGCCTGACAAAGGGATCCTGGAGCCCCTACAGGAGCTGGGCCCCCCGGCCTTGGTGGCTCCCAGAGCCTTTGCCCACCTCACGGTAGCGGGAAGACGCTTCCTCTTCGCGGCGTGCTTCAAGGGCCCCACACAGATCTACCAGCACC AGGTGCGGAGCTGA
- the Fxyd1 gene encoding phospholemman isoform X1, which produces MASPSHILAFCICLLTMASAEAPKEPDPFTYDYHTLRIGGLTIAGILFILGILIILSKRCRCKFNQQQRTGEPDEEEGTFRSSIRRLSSRRR; this is translated from the exons ATGGCATCGCCCAGTCACATCCTGGCTTTCTGCATCTGTCTCCTCACCATGGCCAGTGCAG aagcTCCGAAGGAGCCCGATCCATTCACCTATG ATTACCACACCCTGCGGATCGGCGGCCTCACTATCGCTGGGATCCTCTTCATCCTGGGCATCCTTATCATCCTTA GCAAAAGGTGTCGGTGCAAATTCAACCAACAGCAGAG AACCGGGGAGCCGGATGAAGAGGAGGGAACTTTCCGCAGCTCCATCCGCC GTCTGTCCAGCCGCAGGCGGTAG
- the Fxyd1 gene encoding phospholemman isoform X3 — MGAMASPSHILAFCICLLTMASAEAPKEPDPFTYDYHTLRIGGLTIAGILFILGILIILSKRCRCKFNQQQRTGEPDEEEGTFRSSIRRLSSRRR; from the exons ATGGG GGCAATGGCATCGCCCAGTCACATCCTGGCTTTCTGCATCTGTCTCCTCACCATGGCCAGTGCAG aagcTCCGAAGGAGCCCGATCCATTCACCTATG ATTACCACACCCTGCGGATCGGCGGCCTCACTATCGCTGGGATCCTCTTCATCCTGGGCATCCTTATCATCCTTA GCAAAAGGTGTCGGTGCAAATTCAACCAACAGCAGAG AACCGGGGAGCCGGATGAAGAGGAGGGAACTTTCCGCAGCTCCATCCGCC GTCTGTCCAGCCGCAGGCGGTAG
- the Fxyd3 gene encoding FXYD domain-containing ion transport regulator 3: MQELALSLLVLLAGLPALDANDPEDKNSPFYYDWESLRVGGLICAGILCALGIIVLMSGKCKCKFSQKPSHRPGDGPPLITPGSAHSC; the protein is encoded by the exons ATGCAAGAGCTGGCTCTGAGCCTCCTGGTCCTCCTAGCAG GCCTGCCTGCTCTGGATGCCAATGACCCTGAAG ATAAAAATAGCCCTTTCTACTACG ATTGGGAAAGTCTCCGAGTTGGCGGGCTCATCTGCGCAGGGATCCTCTGTGCCCTTGGCATCATAGTCCTTATGA GTGGGAAGTGCAAATGCAAGTTCAGCCAGAAGCCCAG TCACCGTCCAGGAGATGGGCCACCCCTCATCACACCAG GCTCTGCTCACAGCTGCTGA
- the Lgi4 gene encoding leucine-rich repeat LGI family member 4 isoform X3, with the protein MLAYSCPGSLLPCPSTLVSYSSLVRMGVSRLKAGGFLKMPSLHLLLFTSNTFSAIEDDAFVGLSYLQFLFIEDNKIGSISKNALRGLRSLTHLSLANNHLEALPRFLFRGLETLTHVDLRGNPFQCDCRVLWLLQWAPTVNASVGMGACAGPSSLSQMQLSHLDPKKFKCRATELSWLQTVGESALSVEPFSYQGEPYMVLAQPFAGRCLILGWDYSLQRFQPEEELSAPSVVSCKPLVLGPRLFILAARLWGGSQLWSRSSPDLRLTPMQVLAPQRLLRPNDAEQLWLDGQPCFVVADSSKAGSTTLLCRDGPGFYPRQSLHAWHRDTDAEALELDGRPHLLLASASQRPVLFHWVAGHFERRTDIPEAEDVYATKHFQAGGDVFLCLTRHIGDSMVMRWDGSMFRLLQQLPSRGSHVFQPLLIASDQLAILGSDFAFSQVFRLEPDKGILEPLQELGPPALVAPRAFAHLTVAGRRFLFAACFKGPTQIYQHRELDLSA; encoded by the exons ATGCTGGCCTACTCGTGTCCCGGAAGCCTCCTGCCCTGTCCCAGCACCCTGGTGTCTTACAG CTCACTCGTCAGGATGGGGGTCTCCCGGCTGAAGGCTGGCGGCTTCTTGAAGATGCCATCATTACACCTGCT CCTGTTCACGTCCAACACCTTCTCCGCGATTGAGGACGACGCCTTTGTCGGCCTGTCCTACCTGCAGTTCCT CTTCATCGAGGACAACAAGATCGGCTCCATCTCCAAGAATGCCCTGAGAGGACTCCGTTCACTCACACACCT AAGCCTGGCTAACAACCACCTGGAGGCTCTCCCCAGATTCCTGTTCCGAGGCTTGGAGACTCTGACTCATGT GGACCTCCGTGGGAACCCGTTCCAGTGTGACTGCCGAGTTCTCTGGCTGCTGCAGTGGGCGCCTACGGTGAATGCCAGTGTGGGCATGGGGGCCTGTGCGGGCCCCTCCTCCCTTAGCCAAATGCAACTCAGTCACCTGGACCCTAAGAAGTTCAAGTGCAGAGCCACAG AACTGTCCTGGCTCCAGACTGTTGGGGAGTCGGCCCTGAGCGTGGAGCCCTTCTCCTATCAGGGGGAACCTTACATGGTCCTGGCACAGCCCTTTGCTGGCCGTTGCCTTATCCTGGGCTGGGACTACAGCCTACAGCGCTTCCAGCCTGAGGAAGAGCTATCTG CGCCCTCCGTGGTGTCCTGCAAGCCTCTGGTGCTGGGCCCCCGCCTCTTTATCCTGGCCGCCCGCCTGTGGGGGGGCTCGCAGCTCTGGTCTCGGTCCAGCCCCGACCTGCGCCTGACCCCAATGCAGGTCCTAGCCCCGCAACGCCTATTGCGGCCCAACGACGCCGAGCAACTCTGGTTGGATGGGCAGCCCTGCTTCGTGGTGGCTGACTCCTCCAAGGCCGGCAGCACCACGCTGCTGTGCCGCGACGGGCCGGGCTTCTACCCACGCCAGAGCCTGCACGCCTGGCACCGCGACACGGACGCCGAGGCCCTGGAGCTAGACGGCCGGCCGCACCTGCTGCTCGCTTCGGCCTCCCAGAGGCCTGTGCTCTTTCACTGGGTTGCAGGCCACTTCGAGAGGCGCACAGACATCCCGGAAGCAGAGGACGTCTATGCCACGAAACACTTTCAGGCCGGTGGAGACGTGTTCCTGTGCCTGACACGACACATCGGGGACTCCATG GTCATGCGCTGGGACGGCTCCATGTTCCGCCTGCTGCAGCAACTTCCGTCTCGGGGTTCCCACGTCTTCCAGCCACTGCTAATTGCCAGCGACCAGCTGGCCATCCTGGGCAGCGACTTTGCCTTCAGCCAGGTCTTCCGCCTTGAGCCTGACAAAGGGATCCTGGAGCCCCTACAGGAGCTGGGCCCCCCGGCCTTGGTGGCTCCCAGAGCCTTTGCCCACCTCACGGTAGCGGGAAGACGCTTCCTCTTCGCGGCGTGCTTCAAGGGCCCCACACAGATCTACCAGCACCGTGAGTTGGATCTCAGCGCCTGA
- the Lgi4 gene encoding leucine-rich repeat LGI family member 4 isoform X1, whose amino-acid sequence MGGAGLLLLLLAGTGAGEAWSPPKGKCPPRCSCSKESSLCEGSPELPESFPAALLSLSLVRMGVSRLKAGGFLKMPSLHLLLFTSNTFSAIEDDAFVGLSYLQFLFIEDNKIGSISKNALRGLRSLTHLSLANNHLEALPRFLFRGLETLTHVDLRGNPFQCDCRVLWLLQWAPTVNASVGMGACAGPSSLSQMQLSHLDPKKFKCRATELSWLQTVGESALSVEPFSYQGEPYMVLAQPFAGRCLILGWDYSLQRFQPEEELSAPSVVSCKPLVLGPRLFILAARLWGGSQLWSRSSPDLRLTPMQVLAPQRLLRPNDAEQLWLDGQPCFVVADSSKAGSTTLLCRDGPGFYPRQSLHAWHRDTDAEALELDGRPHLLLASASQRPVLFHWVAGHFERRTDIPEAEDVYATKHFQAGGDVFLCLTRHIGDSMVMRWDGSMFRLLQQLPSRGSHVFQPLLIASDQLAILGSDFAFSQVFRLEPDKGILEPLQELGPPALVAPRAFAHLTVAGRRFLFAACFKGPTQIYQHRELDLSA is encoded by the exons ATGGGAGGGGCAGGCCTTCTGTTGCTGCTGTTGGCCGGGACTGGGGCAGGAGAGGCCTGGAGTCCCCCGAAGGGAAAGTGTCCTCCACGCTGCTCCTGCTCCAAGGAGAGTTCCCTGTGTGAGGGCTCCCCTGAGCTGCCTGAGAGTTTCCCCGCTGCGCTCCTGTCACT CTCACTCGTCAGGATGGGGGTCTCCCGGCTGAAGGCTGGCGGCTTCTTGAAGATGCCATCATTACACCTGCT CCTGTTCACGTCCAACACCTTCTCCGCGATTGAGGACGACGCCTTTGTCGGCCTGTCCTACCTGCAGTTCCT CTTCATCGAGGACAACAAGATCGGCTCCATCTCCAAGAATGCCCTGAGAGGACTCCGTTCACTCACACACCT AAGCCTGGCTAACAACCACCTGGAGGCTCTCCCCAGATTCCTGTTCCGAGGCTTGGAGACTCTGACTCATGT GGACCTCCGTGGGAACCCGTTCCAGTGTGACTGCCGAGTTCTCTGGCTGCTGCAGTGGGCGCCTACGGTGAATGCCAGTGTGGGCATGGGGGCCTGTGCGGGCCCCTCCTCCCTTAGCCAAATGCAACTCAGTCACCTGGACCCTAAGAAGTTCAAGTGCAGAGCCACAG AACTGTCCTGGCTCCAGACTGTTGGGGAGTCGGCCCTGAGCGTGGAGCCCTTCTCCTATCAGGGGGAACCTTACATGGTCCTGGCACAGCCCTTTGCTGGCCGTTGCCTTATCCTGGGCTGGGACTACAGCCTACAGCGCTTCCAGCCTGAGGAAGAGCTATCTG CGCCCTCCGTGGTGTCCTGCAAGCCTCTGGTGCTGGGCCCCCGCCTCTTTATCCTGGCCGCCCGCCTGTGGGGGGGCTCGCAGCTCTGGTCTCGGTCCAGCCCCGACCTGCGCCTGACCCCAATGCAGGTCCTAGCCCCGCAACGCCTATTGCGGCCCAACGACGCCGAGCAACTCTGGTTGGATGGGCAGCCCTGCTTCGTGGTGGCTGACTCCTCCAAGGCCGGCAGCACCACGCTGCTGTGCCGCGACGGGCCGGGCTTCTACCCACGCCAGAGCCTGCACGCCTGGCACCGCGACACGGACGCCGAGGCCCTGGAGCTAGACGGCCGGCCGCACCTGCTGCTCGCTTCGGCCTCCCAGAGGCCTGTGCTCTTTCACTGGGTTGCAGGCCACTTCGAGAGGCGCACAGACATCCCGGAAGCAGAGGACGTCTATGCCACGAAACACTTTCAGGCCGGTGGAGACGTGTTCCTGTGCCTGACACGACACATCGGGGACTCCATG GTCATGCGCTGGGACGGCTCCATGTTCCGCCTGCTGCAGCAACTTCCGTCTCGGGGTTCCCACGTCTTCCAGCCACTGCTAATTGCCAGCGACCAGCTGGCCATCCTGGGCAGCGACTTTGCCTTCAGCCAGGTCTTCCGCCTTGAGCCTGACAAAGGGATCCTGGAGCCCCTACAGGAGCTGGGCCCCCCGGCCTTGGTGGCTCCCAGAGCCTTTGCCCACCTCACGGTAGCGGGAAGACGCTTCCTCTTCGCGGCGTGCTTCAAGGGCCCCACACAGATCTACCAGCACCGTGAGTTGGATCTCAGCGCCTGA
- the Fxyd1 gene encoding phospholemman isoform X2: MSPRVGAMASPSHILAFCICLLTMASAEAPKEPDPFTYDYHTLRIGGLTIAGILFILGILIILSKRCRCKFNQQQRTGEPDEEEGTFRSSIRRLSSRRR, from the exons ATGTCACCCAGAGTTGG GGCAATGGCATCGCCCAGTCACATCCTGGCTTTCTGCATCTGTCTCCTCACCATGGCCAGTGCAG aagcTCCGAAGGAGCCCGATCCATTCACCTATG ATTACCACACCCTGCGGATCGGCGGCCTCACTATCGCTGGGATCCTCTTCATCCTGGGCATCCTTATCATCCTTA GCAAAAGGTGTCGGTGCAAATTCAACCAACAGCAGAG AACCGGGGAGCCGGATGAAGAGGAGGGAACTTTCCGCAGCTCCATCCGCC GTCTGTCCAGCCGCAGGCGGTAG